From the Thermodesulfobacteriota bacterium genome, the window TCTTGTCCTCCTCCACGTACATCCGCAGGATCGGATCGAGCACCACGTACTCCGGCAGGGAGTCGGTGTCCTTCTGTCCGGGCCGCAGCTCCGCCGAGGGCGGCTTGACGATCACCCGCTCCGGGATCACCTCGTGCCCGCGGCTCTCGTTGCACCAGCGCGACACGCGGTACACCATCGTCTTGAAGACG encodes:
- a CDS encoding NAD+ synthase is translated as VFKTMVYRVSRWCNESRGHEVIPERVIVKPPSAELRPGQKDTDSLPEYVVLDPILRMYVEEDKTIAEMVAAGHEEDTVRRVVSMVDRSEYKRRQAPPGVKITPRAFGRDRRMPVTCRLEG